A single genomic interval of Microbacterium sp. zg-Y1090 harbors:
- a CDS encoding GNAT family N-acetyltransferase: MKDLRFENQTDASRWALLRGDELLSVLDYRDDGSTIAMTRAYTVPPHRGHGYAGEVVSRAVAELEARGDRTVIPVCWYVADWFDENPAHRGILRTPHPA, translated from the coding sequence ATGAAGGACCTGCGCTTCGAGAATCAGACCGACGCGTCCCGATGGGCCCTGCTGCGCGGCGATGAGCTGCTCAGCGTGCTGGACTACCGCGACGACGGCAGCACCATCGCCATGACCCGCGCCTACACGGTGCCCCCGCACCGCGGCCACGGCTACGCGGGCGAGGTCGTCTCGCGCGCCGTCGCCGAGCTGGAGGCCCGCGGCGACCGCACGGTCATCCCGGTCTGCTGGTACGTCGCGGACTGGTTCGACGAGAACCCGGCGCACCGCGGCATCCTGCGCACGCCCCACCCCGCCTGA
- a CDS encoding alpha/beta fold hydrolase codes for MDTASDDPGDALTRFTHDGAELVVEETGSGPRTFLLVHGIGMGRRVFVDLVGRLEPHGRVLAVDLPGYGAAAEPPRVPSIERLADLLAAYLRAYDVTPGETIAIGHSMGTQVVAELAARHPDQVDRIVLVAPTVDPAARGALPQLGRLALDLVIESPKVLALGAREYVRAGPNLRRKTRAMLTHRPELAYPRIDVPALVIRGEKDVVCPRAWCRQVATALRARLVEVPGHGHETMIRDAAPASREILANVGIQPVET; via the coding sequence GTGGACACCGCATCCGACGACCCCGGCGACGCCCTCACACGCTTCACCCATGACGGTGCAGAACTCGTCGTCGAGGAGACCGGCTCGGGTCCGCGCACGTTCCTGCTGGTGCATGGCATCGGCATGGGCCGACGTGTCTTCGTCGACCTCGTCGGCCGGCTCGAGCCGCACGGCCGCGTGCTCGCGGTGGACCTGCCGGGGTACGGCGCCGCCGCGGAGCCGCCCCGGGTGCCCTCGATCGAACGCCTCGCCGACCTGCTCGCCGCCTACCTGCGGGCCTACGACGTGACGCCGGGAGAGACGATCGCGATCGGCCACTCCATGGGCACGCAGGTCGTCGCGGAATTGGCGGCGCGGCATCCCGATCAGGTCGACCGCATCGTGCTGGTGGCGCCCACGGTGGATCCCGCCGCGCGGGGCGCGCTGCCGCAGCTCGGCCGGCTCGCCCTGGACCTGGTGATCGAGAGCCCCAAGGTGCTCGCGCTGGGCGCGCGGGAGTATGTGCGCGCGGGTCCGAACCTCCGCCGCAAGACCCGGGCGATGCTCACGCACCGCCCGGAGCTGGCGTACCCGCGCATCGACGTGCCGGCCCTCGTCATCCGCGGCGAGAAGGACGTCGTGTGCCCGCGCGCCTGGTGTCGTCAGGTGGCGACGGCGTTGCGCGCACGACTGGTCGAGGTGCCCGGTCACGGGCACGAGACGATGATCCGCGACGCGGCGCCGGCCTCCCGCGAGATCCTCGCCAACGTGGGGATTCAGCCCGTCGAGACCTGA
- a CDS encoding DUF2277 domain-containing protein — protein sequence MCRNIHTLHNFEPAATDDEVRAAALQYVRKISGVTKPSRANAAAFDRAVDEIEHATRHLLADLVAVAPPKNREEEAAKARARAEKSGRYSPRVA from the coding sequence ATGTGCCGCAACATCCACACGCTCCACAACTTCGAGCCCGCCGCCACCGACGATGAGGTGCGCGCTGCGGCGCTGCAGTACGTGCGCAAGATCTCGGGCGTCACCAAGCCTTCCCGGGCCAATGCGGCGGCGTTCGACCGGGCCGTGGACGAGATCGAGCACGCCACGCGCCACCTGCTGGCGGACCTCGTCGCCGTGGCGCCCCCGAAGAACCGCGAGGAGGAGGCGGCGAAGGCTCGCGCCCGTGCCGAGAAGTCCGGGCGCTACTCGCCCCGCGTCGCCTGA